The Amycolatopsis jiangsuensis nucleotide sequence CCCCGGCCGACGTGGAAGGTCTGAGTGAACGGCAGCTGGAGCAGTACTTCGAGCTGCAGGGCAGCCGTTACTGCTTCCGCAAGGATCTGCGCCGCTCGGTGATCTTCGGCCGCAACGATCTGGTCCAGGACGCGCCGATCTCCCGGATCGACCTGCTGGTGTGCCGCAACACGCTGATGTACTTCAACGCCGAGACCCAGACGAAGATCCTGGAGCGGTTCCACTTCGCGCTGACCCCGCGGGGAGTGCTGTTCCTGGGCAAGGCGGAGATGCTGCTCTCGCACACGCGGATTTTCGAGCCGCTGGACCTCAAGCGCCGCGTCTTCCGCAAGGCGCTGCATTCCCCGGTCGGCTACCACCATTTCGTCTCGCCGCCGCTGCCGCAGCGCCGGGCGCACGACGACAGCGGCTGGCAGGAGCTGCGGGAGAGCGCGTTCTCGGCCAGCCCGGTCCCGCAGATCGTGGTGACCGAGGGCGAGGTGACCGCGCTGATCAACCAGCAGGCCGAAGCCGCCTTCGGACTGTCCGAGCGGGACGTCGGCAGGCCGCTGCGTGATCTGGACGTCTCCTACCGGCCGGTGGCGCTGCGGGTGCACGTGGAGCAGGCGCGGCTGGAACGCCGGTCGCTGCGGATCAAGGACGTGGAGTGGCGCCGCGGCGGCGAGACCGTCTGGTACGAGGTGCACGTCAACCCGCTCCTGAGCGACGACAAGCGGATGCTGGGCGTTTCGGTCGTCTTCCACGACGTCAGCTGGGCCCGCCAGCTGCGCGCGGATCTGGAGCACGCGAACCGGCAGCTGGAGTCGGCCTACGAGGAGCTGCAGTCCACCAACGAAGAACTCGAGACCACCAACGAGGAACTGCAGTCGACGGTGGAGGAACTGGAGACCACCAACGAGGAACTCCAGTCCACCAACGAAGAACTCGAGACGATGAACGAGGAACTGCAGTCGACCAACGACGAGCTGCAGACGATCAACGACGCGATGCGGGAACGCAGCCTGGAACTCGACGAGGTCAACGAGTTCCTGGAGTCGGTGCTGACCTCGATTCCCGGCGGCCTCGTCGTGATCGACCGGGAGATGCGGATCAAGGCCTGGAACCGCGGCGCGGAGGACCTGTGGGGCGTACGCCGCGACGAGGCCGAGGGCACCCACCTGCTGAACCTGGACATCGGTCTGCCGGTCACCGACCTGCGTCCGGTCGTGCGCGAAGCACTCGCTGACCTCGACTACCGGGCGCAGATCGTCCTCGACGCGGTCAACCGGCGCGGTCGTGCGACGAAGATCCGGCTCCAGTGCGGCGCACTGCACGCGCCCAACGGCACCAGTCAGGGAGCTCTGCTGGTGATGGAGGAAGTGCCGGACGCCTGAACGGAACGGGCGTGAGTCCCGGCTGTGTTTGTCGTTCGCGGACACCGGGAACACAGGATGAAGCTTTGCGCCAGCGGACGACGAAGAGGTGAATGCCGTGTCGAGGGTCCGCCGCGATCTCGTGGTGATCGGAGCCTCCGCGGGTGGCGTGACGCCGCTGAAAGCCCTGATGGCAGGCTTGCCCGCGAACTTCCCGGCCGCCGTGCTGGTCGTGCTGCACGTGCGTGCGGACGGTCCGAGCGCGCTGGCCTCGATCCTGGACAGGGCGGGCCCGTTGCCGGCGCGCAGCGCGTCCCACGGCGAGCCGATCCGCCCGGGCACCGTGCTCGTCGCCCCGCCAGGGCGGCACCTGCTGGTCGAGGATGACGCCGTCGTGCTCACCGACGGGCCCACCGAGAGCGGGCACCGGCCGTCCGTCAACGCCACCTTCCGCTCCGCCGCGATCGCCGCCGGTCCTCGAGTGCTCGGAGTGATCCTTTCCGGCGCTCTCGACGACGGCGCCGCCGGTCTCCACGCGGTGACCGCGCTCGGTGGGCTCGCGATCGTCCAGGATCCCGCCGACGCGATGTACCCCGGCATGCCGCGGGCCGCGCTGGAGCTGGTCGACACCGACCAGGTGCTGCCTGCCGGAGAGATCGCCCCCGCGCTCGACAAGCTCAGCCGGGTGCCCGTCGATCCGGGCGTGCTCCCGCAACCGCCTCCGCACCTGCTGCTCGACGACCGGATCGCCCGGGCGGGCGTGCAGCTGGGGGCCCTGCCACCGGAGACGACGCCGAGTGAGTTCACCTGCCCGGACTGCGGTGGGACG carries:
- a CDS encoding CheR family methyltransferase; protein product: MTELSPESDGEFESVLAYLKESRGFDFTGYKRSSLMRRVRRRMAQTGVASYGEYIDQLQVNAEEFAALFNTILINVTGFFRDSDAWDHLREDVLPAILAERGPEEPIRVWSAGCAGGQEAYSLAMLFADAIGPEAFRQRVKIYATDVDEEALAQARQAAYTPADVEGLSERQLEQYFELQGSRYCFRKDLRRSVIFGRNDLVQDAPISRIDLLVCRNTLMYFNAETQTKILERFHFALTPRGVLFLGKAEMLLSHTRIFEPLDLKRRVFRKALHSPVGYHHFVSPPLPQRRAHDDSGWQELRESAFSASPVPQIVVTEGEVTALINQQAEAAFGLSERDVGRPLRDLDVSYRPVALRVHVEQARLERRSLRIKDVEWRRGGETVWYEVHVNPLLSDDKRMLGVSVVFHDVSWARQLRADLEHANRQLESAYEELQSTNEELETTNEELQSTVEELETTNEELQSTNEELETMNEELQSTNDELQTINDAMRERSLELDEVNEFLESVLTSIPGGLVVIDREMRIKAWNRGAEDLWGVRRDEAEGTHLLNLDIGLPVTDLRPVVREALADLDYRAQIVLDAVNRRGRATKIRLQCGALHAPNGTSQGALLVMEEVPDA
- a CDS encoding chemotaxis protein CheB yields the protein MSRVRRDLVVIGASAGGVTPLKALMAGLPANFPAAVLVVLHVRADGPSALASILDRAGPLPARSASHGEPIRPGTVLVAPPGRHLLVEDDAVVLTDGPTESGHRPSVNATFRSAAIAAGPRVLGVILSGALDDGAAGLHAVTALGGLAIVQDPADAMYPGMPRAALELVDTDQVLPAGEIAPALDKLSRVPVDPGVLPQPPPHLLLDDRIARAGVQLGALPPETTPSEFTCPDCGGTLTELGPGQYRCHIGHAWSAKALLFAQDQELRRALGTALRSLDERATLSRRMRQHLRTGGPGLAERVADSEREWTDAADTLRRFLLAIEEESE